One stretch of Echeneis naucrates chromosome 11, fEcheNa1.1, whole genome shotgun sequence DNA includes these proteins:
- the LOC115050523 gene encoding zinc fingers and homeoboxes protein 1-like, which translates to MASRRKSSTPCMVPPRETVDSDQEMEDLEAAEAEDSNGVSALSSEACGLQEEHCEEADVRPVSDPYLDLNMAEGGYECKYCTFQTSELNLFTMHVDTEHPDVVINTSYVCMECDYHTKSYDTLQAHNARLHPGEDNFTRTMVKRNNETIFQQTVNDLTFDGSFVKLEDDETEDTSRKGIALSKTPIMRIKSRLEPKKFATHKMAVDDIIKVESDDEDDENNEPPTLSPAPMIPATITTTSRLIPVSTPVQVQAVPQSIVVNSPNVLQIKGGSGSGGSGVLPPGTLAQVLSALQTQQTGPQTQTQLLIPISSIPTYNTAMDNNVLLVSAYNRFPYPSVSEIMGLSSQTKFSEEQIKVWFSAQRLKHGVSWTPEEVEEARRKKFNGTVQTVPQTITVIPANIAAATNGLQSIFQTCQIVGQPGLVLTQVAGNGSAVPVASPITLTVAGVPGNQPKAAEPSTSESKTEMSASSASAAPLTLDAGATKPKKSKEQLAELKASYSRRQFATEAEISRLMQVTKLSKRAIKKWFSDTRYNQRNSKDHHGVLLSETSSSRASASAGVRVGRTSSGSLNDINNTDATATIVIDSSDDTSDSSPTSANAPGSSGSASELRVKFRHAFPDFTPQKFKEKTPEQLFILEASFQKSDTPSDDELSRLRTETKLTRREVDAWFTERRKMPSAGQAKEGDVEGDAEKAKPGALPSFSTQERQTTPPSSRKTMKKTPEQLHILKKAFVRTQWPTPEEYDQMAEESGLPRTYIVNWFGDTRYACKNSNLKWYYLYQSGKVDEALNGGAKSQKKSRKRFRGWSRRTRRPYPCKRSPQGGATAIKVKSGKAFLQDYYLKHRVLSEKDLDDLVTKSSMSYEQVRDWFSETARRVEEGREPFSDEEAEGEEGEDEEEEEEEEEEEEAATVAAEHRDSEGEMEVKEQGEEALENQSEEEEQKEGEKGEEEEEEKDTQEEDEGASQSQPEAEEQT; encoded by the exons ATGGCGAGCAGGAGGAAATCCAGCACGCCCTGCATGGTCCCGCCCCGAGAAACTGTCGACTCGGATCAGGAGATGGAGGACTTGGAGGCGGCAGAAGCGGAGGACAGTAATGGCGTGTCAGCCCTCTCCTCGGAGGCTTGCGGCCTGCAGGAGGAGCATTGTGAGGAGGCCGACGTCAGGCCGGTGTCGGACCCCTACTTGGACTTAAACATGGCGGAAGGAGGGTACGAGTGCAAATACTGCACCTTCCAGACATCAGAGCTCAATCTGTTCACTATGCACGTGGACACGGAGCATCCCGACGTTGTCATCAACACCTCCTACGTCTGCATGGAGTGCGACTACCACACAAAGAG TTATGACACGCTGCAGGCCCACAACGCTCGCCTCCACCCGGGAGAGGACAACTTCACACGGACGATGGTGAAGCGAAACAACGAGACCATCTTCCAGCAGACGGTCAACGACCTGACCTTTGACGGCAGCTTTGTCAAGCTGGAGGACGACGAGACGGAGGACACGTCCCGCAAGGGCATAGCCCTCAGCAAGACACCCATCATGAGGATAAAGAGCAGACTGGAACCCAAGAAGTTTGCCACGCACAAGATGGCTGTAGACGACATCATCAAAGTGGAAAGtgatgatgaggacgatgagAACAATGAACCGCCCACTCTGTCTCCAGCTCCAATGATCCCggccaccatcaccaccacctctcGCCTCATCCCGGTCTCCACACCTGTGCAGGTTCAGGCTGTTCCCCAGAGCATCGTGGTCAACAGCCCCAATGTGCTGCAGATCAAAGGAGGCTCAGGCAGTGGTGGCAGCGGCGTGCTGCCTCCGGGGACACTGGCTCAGGTTCTATCTGCCCTGCAGACCCAGCAGACCGGCCCTCAGACCCAGACCCAGCTCCTCATCCCCATCAGCAGCATCCCCACTTACAACACGGCCATGGACAACAACGTCCTGCTGGTCAGCGCCTACAACAG GTTTCCGTATCCGTCGGTGTCGGAGATCATGGGCTTGTCTTCGCAGACCAAGTTCAGCGAGGAGCAGATTAAAGTCTGGTTTTCAGCTCAGAGGCTCAAACATGGCGTCAGCTGGACTCCAGAGGAG GTGGAGGAGGCGAGGAGGAAGAAGTTTAACGGCACAGTGCAGACCGTCCCTCAGACCATCACTGTCATCCCCGCCAACATCGCTGCTGCCACCAACGGCCTGCAGTCCATCTTCCAGACGTGTCAGATCGTGGGACAGCCGGGCCTCGTCCTCACCCAGGTGGCCGGTAATGGGAGTGCCGTGCCTGTCGCCTCGCCCATCACCCTGACAGTCGCAGGCGTCCCCGGCAACCAGCCTAAAGCTGCTGAACCGTCCACATCGGAATCAAAGACTGAGATGTCGGCTTCTTCTGCCAGCGCGGCACCGCTCACTTTAGATGCAGGAGCCACAAAACCGAAGAAGTCGAAGGAGCAGTTGGCAGAGCTGAAGGCCAGCTACAGCAGGCGGCAGTTCGCCACAGAGGCCGAGATCTCCCGCCTCATGCAGGTCACCAAACTCTCCAAACGGGCGATAAAGAAGTGGTTCAGTGACACGCGTTACAACCAGAGGAACTCCAAGGATCACCACGGCGTCCTGCTGAGCGAAACCTCGTCCAGCAGAGCGTCGGCCTCGGCGGGAGTCCGAGTGGGGAGGACCAGCAGTGGAAGCCTTAATGACATCAACAACACTGATGCCACTGCTACCATCGTCATTGACTCCAGTGATGACACCAGCGACTCCTCTCCAACGTCTGCCAACGCACCGGGGTCATCTGGTTCAGCCAGTGAACTGCGGGTCAAATTCCGCCATGCCTTCCCTGACTTCACGCCGCAAAAGTTCAAGGAAAAGACGCCTGAGCAGCTGTTTATCTTGGAGGCCAGCTTCCAGAAATCAGACACTCCTTCGGATGACGAGCTGAGCCGGCTGCGGACGGAGACAAAGCTGACAAGACGCGAGGTGGATGCCTGGTTCACAGAGCGGCGGAAAATGCCCTCAGCAGGTCAGGCTAAAGAGGGAGATGTGGAAGGGGACGCTGAGAAGGCGAAACCAGGCGCCTTGCCTTCATTCTCAACTCAGGAGAGGCAGACAACTCCCCCATCCAGCAGGAAGACCATGAAGAAGACACCAGAGCAGCTTCACATCCTTAAGAAGGCATTCGTCCGCACGCAGTGGCCAACGCCTGAAGAGTACGACCAAATGGCGGAGGAGAGTGGCCTGCCGAGAACATACATCGTGAACTGGTTTGGAGACACACGCTACGCCTGCAAGAACAGCAACCTGAAGTGGTACTACCTTTATCAGAGCGGGAAG GTGGATGAGGCACTGAACGGTGGAGCCAAGAGCCAGAAGAAGTCCAGGAAGCGTTTCCGGGGCTGGTCCAGGAGGACACGTCGGCCATATCCATGCAAACGGTCCCCACAGGGGGGCGCCACTGCCATCaag GTGAAGTCCGGTAAAGCCTTTCTTCAAGACTACTACCTCAAACACCGAGTCCTGAGCGAGAAAGATCTGGACGACCTGGTGACCAAGTCCAGCATGAGCTACGAGCAGGTGAGGGACTGGTTCTCCGAGACTGCCAGGAGGgtggaagaggggagggagcCCTTCAGCGACGAGGAGGccgagggggaggagggagaagacgaggaggaggaagaggaggaagaggaggaggaggaggcggcaaCCGTGGCGGCGGAGCACAGAGACAgcgagggagagatggaggtgaAAGAACAAGGAGAGGAAGCCTTGGAAAACcagagcgaggaggaggagcagaaggagggagagaagggggaggaggaggaggaggaaaaggatacccaggaggaagatgaaggtgccagccaatcacagccagAGGCAGAGGAGCAGACATGA